A window from Pseudomonas frederiksbergensis encodes these proteins:
- a CDS encoding tetratricopeptide repeat-containing response regulator, producing the protein MLSYHQKRFLIVDDFSDFRSSVRSMLRELGVKDVDTADTGEQALRMCSQKAYDFILQDFHLGDGKKNGQQVLEDLMIEKLISHEAVFVMVTAETSQAMVLSALEHEPDAYLTKPFNRSGLAQRLERLEQRKTLLKPILQALDRGKPVEVLNACIALCKQDIRYSPLCLRYRADALRDLNQNEALERLYDSIIADRPLPWAFAGLGKLLFKRGQVAQAKGVYEKALKVFPMMPALYDGMADVLVAEGDTKAAQRVLEEAIRLSPLAVRRQALLGKLAMANEDFDTASKAYRQAVAQGAQSRFKDAESNLGLAHALISKGSEKGLDTRTRLEINTTLSAVAKENPSDPGLQIRARLMKATSLLLNDAETAEKLTEQAMMRLDGMEQFMSAEAALLVAKQLQMLGQASAGASMLKNCAEIYGDDPTVMKGIAKLTDDPTILNSGNAAADLNRQGVRVYKTGNLVEARQVFRKALALQPKNISIALNMAQSLLHGTDTSVPSAELEECRTCLKMVGLMPDTDARFPRYQKLRSKAFGE; encoded by the coding sequence ATGCTGTCGTATCACCAAAAGCGCTTTTTGATCGTCGATGATTTCTCGGATTTCCGCAGTTCCGTCAGGTCCATGCTGCGCGAGCTGGGCGTCAAGGATGTCGACACTGCCGACACCGGTGAACAGGCGCTGCGGATGTGTTCGCAGAAGGCCTACGATTTCATCCTGCAGGACTTTCACCTGGGCGATGGCAAGAAGAACGGCCAGCAGGTGCTCGAGGACCTGATGATCGAGAAGCTGATCAGCCATGAGGCCGTGTTCGTCATGGTCACCGCCGAGACCAGTCAGGCAATGGTGCTCAGTGCGTTGGAACACGAACCCGATGCGTACCTGACCAAGCCGTTCAACCGTTCCGGCCTGGCTCAACGCCTGGAGCGGCTGGAGCAACGCAAGACCTTGCTCAAGCCGATTCTGCAGGCCCTTGACCGGGGCAAACCGGTTGAAGTGCTCAATGCCTGCATTGCCCTGTGCAAGCAAGACATCCGCTATTCGCCGTTGTGCCTGCGCTACCGCGCCGATGCCTTGCGTGACCTGAATCAGAACGAGGCGCTGGAGCGACTCTACGACAGCATCATTGCCGATCGACCGTTGCCGTGGGCCTTTGCCGGTCTGGGTAAATTGCTGTTCAAGCGTGGTCAGGTCGCTCAGGCCAAAGGCGTCTACGAAAAAGCCCTGAAAGTGTTCCCGATGATGCCGGCGCTCTACGACGGCATGGCCGATGTGCTGGTCGCCGAAGGCGACACCAAGGCTGCCCAGCGTGTGCTGGAAGAGGCGATCCGCTTGTCGCCGCTGGCGGTGCGCCGGCAGGCGCTGCTGGGTAAGTTGGCGATGGCCAACGAAGATTTCGACACCGCCTCCAAAGCCTATCGTCAGGCCGTGGCGCAGGGCGCGCAGTCACGTTTCAAGGATGCGGAGAGCAACCTCGGCCTGGCCCATGCATTGATCAGTAAAGGCAGCGAAAAAGGTCTGGATACCCGGACTCGACTGGAAATCAACACGACGCTGAGTGCCGTGGCCAAGGAAAACCCTTCCGACCCGGGCCTGCAGATTCGTGCGCGATTGATGAAAGCCACCAGCCTGCTGCTCAACGATGCCGAAACCGCCGAGAAGCTCACCGAGCAAGCGATGATGCGCCTCGATGGCATGGAACAGTTCATGAGCGCCGAAGCGGCGCTGCTGGTGGCCAAGCAGCTGCAGATGCTTGGCCAAGCCAGCGCCGGTGCCTCGATGCTGAAAAACTGCGCGGAAATCTACGGCGACGACCCGACGGTGATGAAGGGCATCGCCAAGTTGACCGACGATCCGACCATCCTCAACTCCGGCAACGCCGCAGCCGACCTCAACCGTCAGGGCGTGCGGGTGTACAAGACCGGCAACCTGGTGGAGGCGCGGCAGGTGTTCCGCAAAGCCCTGGCGCTGCAACCGAAGAACATCAGCATCGCGCTGAACATGGCGCAGTCGCTGCTGCACGGCACCGACACCAGTGTCCCTTCGGCGGAGCTGGAGGAATGTCGGACGTGCCTGAAAATGGTCGGCCTGATGCCGGACACGGATGCGCGTTTCCCCCGTTATCAGAAGTTGCGAAGCAAGGCGTTTGGCGAATGA